One stretch of Amycolatopsis tolypomycina DNA includes these proteins:
- a CDS encoding HARBI1 family protein, with product MIHYGATLDVARELVWFVARVLHTERRRRGTRRGRRALTPYWQAVLVLRWFRDATPLHRLAADHRISVATAYRYLHEAITALAACAPDLHQVLRERHAAGDTHVILDGTLIPCDRVAATTIKTKGKNRGRIVHLWYSGKHRAFGGNIQFLASPDGFPLWVSAVLPGSRNDLSAARDHGIVGALTAAAGQGLRTLADKAYHAAGIGILTPFKKTAGQPPLNARQRVHNLLHARARALGERAMALLKTRWSALQRITLCPHRIGHIVQAALVLTHHEHHGRY from the coding sequence GTGATCCATTATGGTGCCACCCTCGATGTGGCGCGTGAACTGGTCTGGTTCGTTGCCCGTGTCCTGCACACCGAGCGTCGGCGGCGTGGCACCCGCCGGGGCCGGCGCGCGTTGACCCCGTACTGGCAGGCGGTGCTGGTGCTGCGCTGGTTCCGCGACGCCACCCCTCTGCACCGGCTGGCGGCCGACCATCGCATCAGCGTCGCCACCGCCTACCGCTACCTGCACGAAGCGATCACCGCCCTCGCCGCCTGCGCCCCGGACCTGCATCAGGTCCTGCGCGAGCGGCACGCCGCCGGTGACACGCATGTGATCCTGGACGGCACCCTGATCCCGTGTGACCGGGTCGCGGCGACCACGATCAAAACCAAAGGTAAGAACCGTGGCCGGATCGTGCACCTGTGGTACTCGGGCAAGCACCGCGCCTTCGGCGGGAACATCCAGTTCCTGGCCAGCCCCGACGGGTTCCCGCTGTGGGTCTCGGCGGTGCTGCCCGGCTCCCGCAACGACCTCTCCGCCGCCCGCGACCACGGAATCGTCGGCGCGTTGACCGCCGCCGCCGGCCAGGGCCTGAGAACTCTGGCCGACAAGGCCTACCACGCCGCCGGGATCGGCATCCTCACCCCGTTCAAGAAAACCGCAGGTCAACCACCCCTCAACGCCCGGCAACGGGTCCACAACCTGCTGCACGCCCGAGCCCGCGCCCTGGGTGAACGCGCCATGGCACTCCTCAAAACCCGCTGGTCAGCACTCCAACGAATCACCCTCTGCCCCCACCGCATCGGCCACATCGTCCAAGCAGCCCTCGTCCTCACCCACCACGAACACCACGGCCGCTACTGA